TGATAATCCTTATTTTACAGAAGAACAAATTGCGGATATTGAAGATATTGGTACGCCGCCATCTGTTGAGAAAGTAACGTCGCTTGATCCGGATTTGATCGTTGTGACGGACCAAGAACAATACGATCTCCTATCTAAAATTGCCCCAACTGTCCTAGTTCCATTCGGAGCTTATGAGTCACTAGATGAAGAAGTAACGGCTATGGGAGAAATCGCTGGTAAAGAAGATGCAGCGAAAGAGTGGATTGAACAGTTTGATGAAAAGGCAGCCGCAGCGCGTGAAGAACTAGACGGGGTGATTGGGGAAGACGAGACGGTTGGCATATACGAAGTACAAACAAAAGATTTCTATGTCTTTGGAGATAACTTTGGTCGTGGTGGTCAGGTCATCTACGATGCTCTTGAGTTAAAAGCACCTGAGAAGATTCAGAAAGAAGTGATTGAAGGAGACAACTGGAAACAGATTTCGCTAGAAGTATTGCCTGAATATGCAGCCGATCACATGTTTTATACCGAGTATGCCGCTGAGGATAATCAAGATGTACTAAAGGAAACGAAGGAAAGTGCTCTCTGGCAGAACCTTGATGCTGTGAAGAATGGTCACCTTTATGAAATGAACTTTGAAGAAATGTATTACTATGATCCAATTGCAGTAGAAGGTCAGCTAGATCAAATCGTGAAAACATTCAAAGAAAACAATGAATAATGAAGAAATC
The sequence above is drawn from the Pseudalkalibacillus hwajinpoensis genome and encodes:
- a CDS encoding iron-hydroxamate ABC transporter substrate-binding protein, whose product is MKATKKRVTFILMLALVLILAACGNENEKSESSEGEKTNEMKTFTLPDGQEFDIPANPERIVATDYVGYFLALGITPIGAPDQFVLDNPYFTEEQIADIEDIGTPPSVEKVTSLDPDLIVVTDQEQYDLLSKIAPTVLVPFGAYESLDEEVTAMGEIAGKEDAAKEWIEQFDEKAAAAREELDGVIGEDETVGIYEVQTKDFYVFGDNFGRGGQVIYDALELKAPEKIQKEVIEGDNWKQISLEVLPEYAADHMFYTEYAAEDNQDVLKETKESALWQNLDAVKNGHLYEMNFEEMYYYDPIAVEGQLDQIVKTFKENNE